TCCCATCCAGTCGGGACACGGTTGTATAGGCTGTGCGGAAAACAACTTCTGGGATAACGGACCCTTCTACGAAAGGATCGGTGGAATACCTGTTCCCGGAATAGAAAGCAAGGCGGACAAGGTTGGAGCTATTGCGGCGGCAGCTGCTGCAGGCGGTGCAATAATTCACGGTATAGCTTCCAAGATAAGAAAGTCAGGTGAAAAGGAAGAATAAGGGAGGTGTTATAGATGAAGAGAGTTGTAGTTGATCCTGTAACAAGGATAGAAGGTCATTTGAGAATTGAGATAATGGTTGACGAGGAAACAGGACAAGTGAAAGACGCCCTCTCCGCCGGAACTATGTGGAGGGGGATTGAACTCATAGTGAGAAACAGGGACCCGAGAGACGTATGGGCATTTACCCAGAGAATATGCGGAGTTTGCACGTCCATACACGCCCTCGCATCACTGAGAGCTGTAGAAGACGCACTTGAGATAACTATTCCCAAAAACGCAAACTACATAAGGAATATAATGTACGGTTCACTTCAGGTTCACGACCACGTGGTTCACTTTTACCACCTCCATGCACTCGACTGGGTTTCTCCTGTAGAAGCCCTGAAGGCGGACCCCGTCGCCACAGCGGCACTTGCAAACAAAATCCTTGAAAAGTACGGTGTTCTGAACGAATTTATGCCCGACTTTTTAGGCCACAGGGCTTACCCCAAAAAGTTCCCCAAAGCCACTCCCGGTTACTTCAGGGAGTTTCAGAAGAAGATAAAGAAGCTCGTTGAGAGCGGACAGCTCGGAATATTTGCCGCACACTGGTGGGATCACCCAGATTACCAGATGCTCCCGCCGGAAGTTCACCTCATAGGAATAGCCCACTACCTAAACATGCTTGACGTCCAGAGAGAACTCTTTATACCTCAGGTGGTGTTCGGCGGAAAGAACCCCCACCCCCACTACATAGTTGGAGGAGTTAACTGTTCAATCTCCATGGACGATATGAACGCACCCGTAAACGCGGAAAGACTCGCGGTCGTAGAAGACGCTATATACACTCAGGTAGAGTCCACAGACTTTTTCTACATTCCCGACATTCTCGCAATCGCCGATATATACCTCAATCAACATAACTGGTTCTACGGCGGTGGACTTTCCAAGAAGAGGGTAATAGGATACGGAGACTATCCCGATGAGCCCTACACGGGCATAAAGAACGGGGATTACCACAAGAAGATACTGTGGCACTCAAACGGAGTCGTTGAAGACTTTTACAAGGGTGTGGAAAAGGCCAAGTTCTACAACCTAGAAGGAAAGGACTTTACGGATCCAGAGCAAATTCAGGAGTTCGTCACCCACTCCTGGTATAAGTATCCCGACGAAACGAAGGGACTTCACCCCTGGGATGGAATAACCGAGCCGAATTACACCGGACCGAAGGAAGGAACGAAAACCCACTGGAAGTACCTTGACGAAAACGGAAAGTACTCTTGGATAAAAGCTCCGAGATGGAGAGGAAAGGCCTGTGAAGTAGGACCTCTGGCAAGGTACATAATCGTCTACACAAAAGTAAAGCAGGGACACATAAAACCCACCTGGGTAGACGAACTCATAGTCAATCAAATAGACACCGTGTCCAAGATATTGAACCTCCCTCCCGAAAAGTGGCTGCCCACTACGGTCGGAAGGACAATCGCGAGGGCACTGGAAGCCCAGATGTCAGCACATACAAACCTCTACTGGATGAAGAAACTCTATGACAACATAAAGGCGGGAGACACGAGCGTGGCAAACATGGAAAAGTGGGACCCCTCCACATGGCCAAAAGAGGCAAAGGGAGTGGGATTGACGGAAGCCCCGAGAGGTGCTCTCGGACACTGGGTGATAATAAAAGACGGAAAAGTGGCGAATTATCAGTGCGTTGTTCCAACCACATGGAACGGTTCTCCCAAGGACCCGAAGGGACAGCACGGAGCATTTGAAGAGTCAATGATTGACACGAAGGTAAAGGTTCCCGAAAAGCCCCTTGAAGTTCTCAGAGGTATTCACTCATTTGACCCGTGCCTTGCATGTTCAACGCACCTCTACAACGAAAAGGGAGAAGAGATAGCCAGCGTAAGGGTTCAGGGGGTGGTTCATGTTTAAGAGGATTTTTATATTCAGCGCTTCCTTGAGGATATGGCACTGGATAAACTTCCTCACCATAATGGTCTTATTTTTTACGGGACTCTACATAGGGACGCCTTACTTCACGACCTCTTCGGGATACGAGGCAACCTACGCCTACGATAAGAACATAACGATGGGATTTATAAGGTTTCTTCACTTTTCCGCCGGCTACGTCTTACTCTTTTCCTTCCTCTTCAGGATTTTCATAGCCTTCTTCAGAAAGGGAGACAGACTCTTCATCCCTAAGTTCTGGACGATAGAGTACTGGGAAGGGATAAAGGAAACCTTAAAAGAATACCTCCTTATAGGCTCCCGCAAACCGATGATAAGGAATCCCTTAGCGAGAACCGCATACTTTTTCGTTTACTTGATGATTTTCTTCATGATAGCAACGGGCTTCGGGATGTACGGACTTTCTGACCCCGACGGATTCTGGGCTTCCGTCTTTGGCTGGGTTGTCTGGAGTCTGGGAGGAGAGTTTGAAGCCCACTACTGGCACCATATAGTTGCATGGCTGATAATACTCTTCTTTATAGTTCACGTTTACTTCGTATCTAGGGAAGACTTCGTCCACAAAAACGGAGAAGTTTCTTCTATGTTCAACGGCTCTAAGTTCTTCAAAAAAGACCCTGTTGACCTTAAAGATATAAAGTAAGGAGGTAAAAAAATGAGGAAGTTTTTACCTTTTGTGGGGCTCGCTTCTTTTGCCTTTGCACACCCGGGACACTTTCACGGCGTAAACCCTTTTAACTCCGGACTCATTCACCCGCTCACCGGGCTGGATCACTTGTCCGTTATGGTGGCCGTAGGACTCCTCGGCAGTTACTACGCAGGAAAGAAGGCGTTTCTACCCGCTCTTACGTTTGTTAGCTTCATGACGCTCGGTTCAATACTTGGACTCCTCGGAGTTAGCGTTCCCTTCGTGGAAAGCGGGATAATTCTTTCCGTTGCTTTAATGGGAATACTTCTCTTTGCAAAGGACTTAAAACTCTCTTACGTACTCCCGCTTATAGGAATTTTTGGAATTCTTCATGGTGTAGCTCACGGATACGAAGCTCCCCAGACATTACACCCGGTTTACTACGTTCTCGGATTTGTACTCTCTACCGCAGCACTTCACTTCACCGGATTGCTTTTCGGGAAGGCTCTTAAAGAGAAACTCGTTAGGGTATCGGGACTACTCCTCCTTGCCCTTGCCTTCCTCCTTTGATACCCTTTTCCCATGATTACGGTACTCGGTATAGGGAACATACTCTTATCGGATGAAGGACTGGGAGTGAGAACGGTTGAGGAGCTCCAGAGGAGGTACGAGTTTCCCGAAAACGTGAAAGTGTTGGACGGCGGAACTCTCGGGATAGACTTACTTTACCATATAGAGGGAACGGAAAAACTCCTCATAATTGATGCGGTTCTAGGGGGAAAGAAACCTGGAACCTTTTACAAAATAAAAAACGAAAATGTAAAGAAGTACTTTAAAAGTAAAGTTTCCATGCACGAACTCGGAATTCAGGAAGTTCTTGCACTCTTAGAGGTTCTGGAAAAACCCATAAAAGAAATAGTAGTTCTGGGACTGGAGCCCAAAAGCCTTGAAGTTTCAACA
The genomic region above belongs to Aquifex aeolicus VF5 and contains:
- a CDS encoding nickel-dependent hydrogenase large subunit, with protein sequence MKRVVVDPVTRIEGHLRIEIMVDEETGQVKDALSAGTMWRGIELIVRNRDPRDVWAFTQRICGVCTSIHALASLRAVEDALEITIPKNANYIRNIMYGSLQVHDHVVHFYHLHALDWVSPVEALKADPVATAALANKILEKYGVLNEFMPDFLGHRAYPKKFPKATPGYFREFQKKIKKLVESGQLGIFAAHWWDHPDYQMLPPEVHLIGIAHYLNMLDVQRELFIPQVVFGGKNPHPHYIVGGVNCSISMDDMNAPVNAERLAVVEDAIYTQVESTDFFYIPDILAIADIYLNQHNWFYGGGLSKKRVIGYGDYPDEPYTGIKNGDYHKKILWHSNGVVEDFYKGVEKAKFYNLEGKDFTDPEQIQEFVTHSWYKYPDETKGLHPWDGITEPNYTGPKEGTKTHWKYLDENGKYSWIKAPRWRGKACEVGPLARYIIVYTKVKQGHIKPTWVDELIVNQIDTVSKILNLPPEKWLPTTVGRTIARALEAQMSAHTNLYWMKKLYDNIKAGDTSVANMEKWDPSTWPKEAKGVGLTEAPRGALGHWVIIKDGKVANYQCVVPTTWNGSPKDPKGQHGAFEESMIDTKVKVPEKPLEVLRGIHSFDPCLACSTHLYNEKGEEIASVRVQGVVHV
- the cybH gene encoding Ni/Fe-hydrogenase, b-type cytochrome subunit is translated as MFKRIFIFSASLRIWHWINFLTIMVLFFTGLYIGTPYFTTSSGYEATYAYDKNITMGFIRFLHFSAGYVLLFSFLFRIFIAFFRKGDRLFIPKFWTIEYWEGIKETLKEYLLIGSRKPMIRNPLARTAYFFVYLMIFFMIATGFGMYGLSDPDGFWASVFGWVVWSLGGEFEAHYWHHIVAWLIILFFIVHVYFVSREDFVHKNGEVSSMFNGSKFFKKDPVDLKDIK
- a CDS encoding HupE/UreJ family protein; translated protein: MRKFLPFVGLASFAFAHPGHFHGVNPFNSGLIHPLTGLDHLSVMVAVGLLGSYYAGKKAFLPALTFVSFMTLGSILGLLGVSVPFVESGIILSVALMGILLFAKDLKLSYVLPLIGIFGILHGVAHGYEAPQTLHPVYYVLGFVLSTAALHFTGLLFGKALKEKLVRVSGLLLLALAFLL
- a CDS encoding HyaD/HybD family hydrogenase maturation endopeptidase produces the protein MITVLGIGNILLSDEGLGVRTVEELQRRYEFPENVKVLDGGTLGIDLLYHIEGTEKLLIIDAVLGGKKPGTFYKIKNENVKKYFKSKVSMHELGIQEVLALLEVLEKPIKEIVVLGLEPKSLEVSTELTPEIQEKIPLLVEEALSQLKEWGVEVKEKSHEQC